Part of the Geobacter pickeringii genome, ATCGAGAAGGACCAGGTCGGGGCGCTCCTTCTTCGCCTTTTCCACGGCCTCGATCCCGTCCTTCGCGAAGGCGGTCCGGTATCCCTCGTCTTCCAGAATGCCGGCCAGCGCCGTGCGGATGTCCTGTTCGTCGTCGACGACGAGAATCGTTTCGTTCATGTGAAAAACCTTTCTACACCGTCACCGGCAGCTCGATGACGAACTTCGTTCCCCGGGGCTCGTGATCCCGCACCCGGATGTAGCCGTGGTGGTCGGCGATGATGGTGTTGACGATGGCGAGCCCGAGGCCGGTCCCCGTCTTCTTGGTGGAGAAATACGGCTCGAAGAGCCGCGGCTTGTCCTCCGGGGCGATGCCGTGCCCCGTGTCGGCCACGGTGATCGTCGCCATTTTCAGTTCGGCGTTGTAGCTGCTCTCGATCTCGATCCGCCCCTCGCCGTCGATGGCCGCCACGGCGTTGTCGAGGAGGTTGATGAAGACCCGCTTGATCTGGTCCCGGTCGAGGAGCAGGGGGGGGAGCCGCTCTTCCTCCCGGAAGCTGAAGTCGATGGTGCGGTGCCCCTGCCGGTAGAGGGTGACCGCCTCCCGGATGATGCCGTTGATGTCGTTGGGGGAGGGGGTCGCCGCCGGCATCCGGGCGAAGGAGGAAAACTCGTCCACCAGGGTCTTCAGCTCGTCCACCGATTTGACGATCATGGCGGTGCACTCGTCGAAGACCGTGTCCTCCGCGGCAAACCGGGGGAGGTAGCGCCGGCGCAGCCGCTGGGCCGAGAGCTGGATCGGGGTGAGGGGGTTCTTGATCTCGTGGGCGATGCGGCGGGCCACCTCGCGCCAGGCCGCCATCCGCTGGGCCTTGATCAGTTTGGTCAGGTCGTCGAAGACCACCACCGTCCCGAGGAATTCGCCGCTCTCGTCCCGGAGCACCGTCAGGTTGAAGAGGAGGGTCGCCCTGGTGTCGTGGACCGGGATGGTGATCTGTCGGCTGATGGTGTCCTGCTTGGCCATGACCATGTCGCGCAGGAGCCCCTTGAGGACGTCGAGCTGCTCCGTCTTGAGCACCTCGCGGAAATTGCGTCCGAGCACCTGCTTCGTGTTGATCTGGAGGAGCCGCTCCGCCGACGTGTTGACCGTGGTGAGAATGCCGGTCCGGTCCACGGAGATGACGCCGGCGGTGACGTTGCGGAGCACGATCTCCATGTAGCGGCGCCGCTCGTCCAGCTCCTGGTTGCTCCGGAGCAGCTCCTCGTTGGTCTGGTTCAGGGCCGCCTGGTTGAGGCGCAGATCCTCGGTCATCTTGTTAAAGGCGGCCACCAGCATCCCGATCTCGTCGTTCGTCCGCTGGCCGAGCTGTACCTCCAGGTTTCCCTCCGCCACCTGCCGCGTCGCCTCCGCCAGCTCCTTGAGGGGGGTGGTGAGGCTGTTGGCGAGGTGGAGGCCGAACCAGACCGCCAGGAAGACGATCACCATGGTGACGAGGAAGAGCGCCAGGATATAGCCGGTGCGGATCGGGTTCTTGAGGAGCTTGAGCTGCCGGAACTCCTGATACGATCCGGTGATCTCCCGCATCTTCTCCACCAGGGAGTAGGGGACGTAGTAGTTGACCACCACGGCGCCGACCACCTCATCGGCCTTCCAGGTGGAATAGATCGGCACGATGCCGCGGATCAGGTCGGCCTTCCCGATGGTGTTCACCCGGGTGAGCTCCCTGCCGTTGAGCCCCGCCTTGATATCCTCCGACGAGGGGGTGGTGAACTCCCCGCCGGGAATT contains:
- a CDS encoding sensor histidine kinase, with the translated sequence MDQNQHQQAPLIPPPERELRKRRREGVIIVLSLLLIIALTWTEMHLSQLSSDAPMGSNILIFGIINVIILLILLLIYLVFRNVAKMLMERQGKALGRTLQTKLVIAFMGLSLVPTMLLFFVSASYVNMSIRNWFNNQIESSLAESLEVAQTYYRNSAANALYYGRQISTIIRDQRLLNEQNLPVLKELIRQKQKEYNLGIVEVYSSQNEELVRAANPGIPGGEFTTPSSEDIKAGLNGRELTRVNTIGKADLIRGIVPIYSTWKADEVVGAVVVNYYVPYSLVEKMREITGSYQEFRQLKLLKNPIRTGYILALFLVTMVIVFLAVWFGLHLANSLTTPLKELAEATRQVAEGNLEVQLGQRTNDEIGMLVAAFNKMTEDLRLNQAALNQTNEELLRSNQELDERRRYMEIVLRNVTAGVISVDRTGILTTVNTSAERLLQINTKQVLGRNFREVLKTEQLDVLKGLLRDMVMAKQDTISRQITIPVHDTRATLLFNLTVLRDESGEFLGTVVVFDDLTKLIKAQRMAAWREVARRIAHEIKNPLTPIQLSAQRLRRRYLPRFAAEDTVFDECTAMIVKSVDELKTLVDEFSSFARMPAATPSPNDINGIIREAVTLYRQGHRTIDFSFREEERLPPLLLDRDQIKRVFINLLDNAVAAIDGEGRIEIESSYNAELKMATITVADTGHGIAPEDKPRLFEPYFSTKKTGTGLGLAIVNTIIADHHGYIRVRDHEPRGTKFVIELPVTV